The genomic region ACCCCCGGCAAAGCGAGCCAGCTTCGCGAAACGGCGGATCCTAGCAATATTCCGGCATGATGTCTTGACGTGTTTCGTTTCACCCCCGGCAACGGGTACCTGTCTTGGTGCGTCTGTGAGAGAAGATGGGCCGTGCGGGGGGACCAAGACTGTGAGGACACCATGCGAGCTGACCAGGACAAGCTGATCCGGCGAGGCGGCGGCCGTCCCGGTGGGCGACGTCGCCTCTGGGCGGCGGGGGTGCTCGCCGTCGCCCTGACGCTCACGTCCGCCTGCACCGGCGGCGGGAACGACAAGCCGTCGTCGTGGCAGGGCGCCAGCGAGACGCCCGCGCCGAAGGCCGCGGCGACCATCAGCGAGCCGCAGGCCGACGCGAAGGACGTGCCCGCCTCCACCGGCATCGCCTTCACGACGACGGACGCGGTGGAGACCGCCGTCGAGCTGAAGGACTCCGCCGGGAAGGCGGTCGAGGGCACGCTCGCCACCGACGGCAAGAGTTGGCTGCCGGCCGGCGCGCTGGAGTACGGCGCGACGTACACCGCAACCGTCACCGCGACCGGCGACGACGGCCGCCCCGCCACGGCGACCAGCACCTTCACGACCATGGCCAAGCCGGCCAACCAGGTGCGGGTGAGCAGCTTCCTCGGCGACGGCCAGACCGTCGGCGTCGGCATGCCGCTGATCGTCAAGTTCAGCCGGGCCGTTCCGGAGGACTACCGCGACGACGTGCAGCGCCGGATGACGGTCACCTCGACGCCCGCCCAGGAGGGCATCTGGCACTGGGTGAGCCCCACCGAGGTGCGCTACCGGCCCAAGGAGTTCTGGAAGGCCAACAGCAAGGTGTCCTACCGGGTCCAGGCCGGCGGCCTGCCGATGGGCGACGGCTGGTACGGCCGGGCGGACCTCACCGTGGACGTCAACATCGGTCCGTCCCTGATCATGACGGTCGACAACAAGACGAAGCGGATGACGGTCACCCGTAACGGTTCGGTGATCAAGACCATCCCGGTCAGCCTCGGTAAGAAGAGCACCCCGTCGTCGAGCGGCACCATGGTCGTGATCGAGAAGCTGCGCAAGACCGTCTTCGACACCTTCGAGGAGCTCGGCCCCGAGGACGGCTACCGCACGAAGATCGACTACGCCCAGCGGCTCACCTGGGGCGGGGAGTTCATCCACGCCGCCCCCTGGTCCGAGGGGCAGCAGGGCAGCGTCAACGTCTCGCACGGCTGCGTGAACGTCTCGATGGCCAACGGCGCCTGGCTGTTCACCAACACCCGCATCGGTGACCCGATCACGGTCAAGGGCACCGAGCGGAAGCTGCAGAACGGCAACGGCTGGACCGACTGGAACCTGAGCTGGGACGACTACGTCAAGGGCAGCGCCCTCCCGTACGAGCCGCCGGCCGCGCCGGGCACCGACGTCACGCCGGACCCGGACACCACGCCGAGCGCCACCCCGACCGCCTGAGCCGGCCCACCACGACGACGGACGCCCCCGCCACCTGGCGGGGGCTTCCGCGTCTCCGCCGCTCCGAAACGCGTCAGGCCCCCTCGGAGAGGGGGCCTGAGCTGTGTGGGGTGACTGATGGGAATTGAACCCACGACAACCGGGACCACAACCCGGTGCTCTGCCAACTGAGCTACAGCCACCATGCCGCCGCACCCGGTCGAATGCCCCGGGCGGGGTGCGGACCAATAATAGCCCCACGCGGGGCGGCCACGTCCAGCGGGTTGCGCCCCGGCTCAGGTCCGGCTCAGAGTTGGGCGGCGATCGCCTTGGCGCTGTCCACGTCCGGCCCCGGCAGCGGCACGAAGACCGTCCGCCGGTAGTACTCCAGCTCCCGGATGCTCTCCCGGATGTCGGCCAGCGCGCGGTGCGCCAGGCCCTTGGCCGGCTGCCCGAAGTACACCCGGGGGTACCAGCGACGGCAGAGTTCCTTGATCGACGACACGTCGATCATGCGGTAGTGCAGGTGGTTGTCGAGGCGCGGCATGTCCCGGGCGATGAAGCCCCGGTCGGTGGCGATCGAGTTGCCGCACAGCGGCGCGGTGCGCGGGTCCTTCACGAAGGTGCTCACGTAGTCGAGCACCAGGTCCTCCGCCTCGGCCAGGGTGACCGTGGAGCGGCGGACCTCCTCGGTCAGCCCGGACTTGGCGTGCATCGTCTGGACGATCTCCGGCATCGCGTCCAGCGCCGCCTCGTCCGCGTGGATCACCACGTCCACGCCGTCACCGAGCACGTTGAGATCCGGATCGGTGACCAGTGCGGCGACCTCGATCAGCTTGTCCCTGCCGAGGTCCAGCCCGGTCATCTCACAGTCGATCCAGACGAGAAGATCAGCCACCGGCACAGACTACGCGCAGCCCACGGGCCACGGCTGCGCGCTCCAGGCGGACCAGCCCGCTAGGGTTCTCCCGTGGCAGCAGAACCGGTCGCACCGCCCGCCGTCACCGACGACGACCCGGGTGGACGTACGGTCCGTCGCCTCGTCACGGTGGTGGCGTTGGCCGCGGTGCTGCCGGCGCTCTACGTGCCCGGCCTGGTGCACGACTTCTTCGACCTGAAGATCTACATGCGGGCGATGCGGTGGTGGGCGGACGGCAACCCGCTCTACGACTACGTCCAGCCGGACCGGGTCCAGGGGGAGCTCTACTTCACGTATCCGCCGTTCAGCGCCCTGTGGCTGCGACCGTTCGCCCTGCTGCCGCTCGGCGGCACCGTGGCGATCTTCACGATCCTCACCGGCCTGGGGGTGGTGCTGACCACCTACTGGCTGGTCAGTCCAGTGATCGCCCGGCACGGGCTGCCCCGCGTGTTCACCGTCACCGTGGCGGCGTTGCTGGTGCTGGCGGTGGAGAGCACCCGGGAGACGATCACCTTCGGCCAGATCAACATGCTGCTGGTCGTGCTGATCCTGGCCGACCTGCTCTTCGCCGTACCGCAGGGGCGGCGCTGGGCCGGCGTCGGCGTGGGCCTGGCCACGGCGCTCAAGCTCTTCCCGGGCATCTTCATCGTCTACCTGCTCGCCTGCCGTCGCTGGTGGGCGGCGGCGGTGGCCAGCACGACCGCCGCCGCCGCGACCCTGCTGGCCGCGGCTTTCGCACCCGGCGACTCGTGGCGGTACTGGACGCACGAGCTGTGGGCCACCGACCGGGTCGGGCGCACCGACTACACCGGGAACCAGTCGCTGTTCGGCCTGCTCAGCCGGTTCACCGTCCCCGACAAGCCGGATCGGCTGCCGTGGCTGCTGCTGGTCGCCGTGGTGGCCGCGTACGGGCTGTGGCGGGCGGCCCGCGCCGC from Micromonospora sp. WMMD812 harbors:
- a CDS encoding Ig-like domain-containing protein, whose amino-acid sequence is MRADQDKLIRRGGGRPGGRRRLWAAGVLAVALTLTSACTGGGNDKPSSWQGASETPAPKAAATISEPQADAKDVPASTGIAFTTTDAVETAVELKDSAGKAVEGTLATDGKSWLPAGALEYGATYTATVTATGDDGRPATATSTFTTMAKPANQVRVSSFLGDGQTVGVGMPLIVKFSRAVPEDYRDDVQRRMTVTSTPAQEGIWHWVSPTEVRYRPKEFWKANSKVSYRVQAGGLPMGDGWYGRADLTVDVNIGPSLIMTVDNKTKRMTVTRNGSVIKTIPVSLGKKSTPSSSGTMVVIEKLRKTVFDTFEELGPEDGYRTKIDYAQRLTWGGEFIHAAPWSEGQQGSVNVSHGCVNVSMANGAWLFTNTRIGDPITVKGTERKLQNGNGWTDWNLSWDDYVKGSALPYEPPAAPGTDVTPDPDTTPSATPTA
- the orn gene encoding oligoribonuclease: MPVADLLVWIDCEMTGLDLGRDKLIEVAALVTDPDLNVLGDGVDVVIHADEAALDAMPEIVQTMHAKSGLTEEVRRSTVTLAEAEDLVLDYVSTFVKDPRTAPLCGNSIATDRGFIARDMPRLDNHLHYRMIDVSSIKELCRRWYPRVYFGQPAKGLAHRALADIRESIRELEYYRRTVFVPLPGPDVDSAKAIAAQL
- a CDS encoding glycosyltransferase 87 family protein: MAAEPVAPPAVTDDDPGGRTVRRLVTVVALAAVLPALYVPGLVHDFFDLKIYMRAMRWWADGNPLYDYVQPDRVQGELYFTYPPFSALWLRPFALLPLGGTVAIFTILTGLGVVLTTYWLVSPVIARHGLPRVFTVTVAALLVLAVESTRETITFGQINMLLVVLILADLLFAVPQGRRWAGVGVGLATALKLFPGIFIVYLLACRRWWAAAVASTTAAAATLLAAAFAPGDSWRYWTHELWATDRVGRTDYTGNQSLFGLLSRFTVPDKPDRLPWLLLVAVVAAYGLWRAARAARADDHVAGLTLTGLVGGLVSPITWTHHLYWFIPAVVVLADAALRADRSTAAGARRRRWLGALAIGTAAVIIYGVVTFQDWGVAAVRTDSPDQFLVRNAYVLLSLLLLVVLPARRDSGPRPGERATVGPEKLHQMDRRPD